One part of the Oceanotoga teriensis genome encodes these proteins:
- a CDS encoding FAD-dependent oxidoreductase: MNNKYDIVVLGGGISGFHAAIASSRMGLNTLLIEKTSSLGGMATNGLVNPYMKYWIDEEYLVGNIFEELNKKIDDLGGSFENTFDSELMKVAMNKMVLNEKNLTVLFNTILEDVFISNNKIENILLRHNNGEKININAKFFIDCSGDSVLGLKSKCDLLIGNDSKENQAVTTMFVIGGVDFEKIRNDVKQNKENFLAWVGYEMKVISVAGYFKEINQARKDGMDLPNDLFFYVQLPHGNRVSVNSMDLSHNSINPSDLSKSTLNGTIYAYNIYSFAKKYVKGFENSYLEKIAPEIGIRESRRIIGKYIFKKEDVLEYKKFKDGIVKGCYGVDIHKKDKKIDEKEKKFVPIYNDFYEIPLRSLLSKDIENLGMAGKTFSSDFESHSAARIQPTCADMGQKVAVAIGIHLKENKKFEYISKDEIINNLNSISNL, translated from the coding sequence ATGAATAATAAATACGATATTGTTGTTTTAGGTGGAGGTATTTCAGGTTTTCATGCTGCTATTGCATCATCAAGAATGGGATTAAATACTTTATTAATAGAAAAAACATCTTCTTTGGGTGGGATGGCAACAAATGGATTAGTTAATCCATATATGAAATATTGGATCGATGAAGAATATTTGGTTGGAAATATTTTTGAAGAGTTAAATAAAAAAATTGATGATTTAGGCGGTTCTTTTGAAAATACATTTGACTCAGAGTTGATGAAAGTTGCTATGAATAAGATGGTTTTAAATGAGAAAAATTTAACAGTTTTATTCAACACAATTTTAGAAGATGTTTTTATATCAAATAATAAAATAGAAAATATTTTATTGAGACATAATAATGGAGAAAAAATTAATATAAATGCTAAATTTTTTATCGATTGTTCTGGAGATTCTGTTTTGGGATTAAAAAGTAAATGTGATTTATTAATAGGAAATGATTCAAAAGAAAATCAAGCTGTTACTACAATGTTTGTAATAGGTGGAGTAGATTTTGAAAAAATACGCAATGATGTTAAACAAAATAAAGAAAATTTTTTAGCTTGGGTTGGTTATGAAATGAAAGTTATTTCTGTAGCAGGATATTTTAAAGAAATAAATCAAGCTAGAAAAGATGGAATGGATTTACCAAATGATTTATTTTTTTATGTCCAATTACCTCATGGTAATAGAGTTAGTGTAAATTCAATGGATTTATCTCACAATTCAATAAATCCTTCTGATCTATCAAAATCAACTTTAAATGGAACTATTTATGCATATAATATATATTCTTTCGCTAAAAAATATGTAAAAGGTTTTGAAAATTCATATTTAGAAAAAATAGCACCAGAAATTGGAATAAGAGAGAGTAGAAGAATAATTGGAAAATATATATTCAAAAAAGAAGATGTTCTTGAATATAAAAAATTTAAAGATGGTATTGTAAAAGGATGTTATGGCGTTGATATACATAAAAAAGATAAAAAAATAGATGAAAAAGAAAAAAAGTTTGTACCTATATATAATGATTTTTATGAAATCCCATTGAGATCTCTATTATCTAAAGATATAGAAAATCTTGGTATGGCAGGAAAAACATTTTCTTCTGATTTCGAAAGTCATTCAGCGGCAAGAATTCAACCAACATGTGCAGATATGGGACAAAAAGTTGCGGTAGCTATAGGAATACATTTAAAAGAAAACAAAAAATTTGAATATATAAGTAAAGATGAAATAATAAATAATTTAAATAGTATATCTAATTTATAA
- a CDS encoding ABC transporter substrate-binding protein, whose amino-acid sequence MKKLGLVLCLVLVCLFAFGRKTKVEFWTISLSPTFDNYINSIIESYEEKNPNIEIEWSDVPYSAFMQKITASIAAGNAPDVINLNSEWMLDLVGMEALSPIDDYISKVEKYRYLENLWEVGMVDGKTYSVPWYTTPNVLIYNKEIFEKSGLDPDSPPTTWEEVEEYCEKIKQNTDAYPLSTVTDGHQLLLTNGIPLVTKDGKKSAFNNSEALELLEYYNRLYKKGYLPKDLGDYSSAVQRFSGNNLGMFVVGISQLKSIKQNNPSMVEKIGVSQLPLGKAKIIPVTPMNFTVPYNSKRKEEAVDFILWITSGYWQVQFAKYATVLPSTKISLDSDPYFKSMEDKDILIKGEIVGAKSLKYGTDLNTLHNIPADKYNSFRRTLNENYFIKAIKNEIEPEEALKLAEIDCNKILAN is encoded by the coding sequence ATGAAAAAATTAGGGTTGGTATTATGCTTGGTTTTAGTTTGTTTATTTGCTTTTGGGAGAAAAACAAAAGTTGAATTTTGGACTATATCTTTGAGTCCTACATTTGATAATTATATAAACTCTATAATTGAAAGTTATGAAGAGAAAAATCCAAATATAGAAATTGAATGGAGTGATGTTCCTTATAGTGCATTCATGCAAAAAATAACAGCTTCTATAGCAGCTGGAAATGCTCCTGATGTTATTAATCTAAACTCCGAATGGATGTTAGATTTAGTTGGAATGGAAGCTTTAAGCCCAATTGATGATTATATATCAAAAGTTGAAAAATATAGATATTTAGAAAACCTTTGGGAAGTAGGAATGGTTGATGGAAAAACGTACTCTGTACCTTGGTATACTACACCAAATGTTTTAATATATAATAAAGAAATTTTTGAAAAATCTGGATTAGATCCAGATTCTCCTCCAACAACTTGGGAAGAGGTAGAAGAATATTGTGAAAAGATAAAACAAAATACAGATGCATATCCATTATCTACAGTTACAGATGGACATCAATTACTTCTTACAAATGGAATACCTTTAGTTACAAAAGATGGTAAAAAATCGGCTTTTAATAATTCAGAAGCTTTAGAACTATTAGAATACTATAATAGATTATATAAAAAAGGATATTTACCTAAAGATTTAGGAGATTATTCTTCAGCTGTTCAAAGATTTTCAGGAAATAATTTGGGGATGTTTGTTGTTGGAATTTCACAATTGAAAAGTATAAAACAAAATAATCCAAGTATGGTTGAAAAAATAGGAGTTTCACAATTACCATTAGGAAAAGCAAAAATTATACCAGTTACACCTATGAATTTCACAGTTCCTTATAATTCAAAAAGAAAAGAAGAAGCAGTTGACTTTATTCTTTGGATTACATCAGGATATTGGCAAGTTCAATTCGCAAAATATGCAACAGTTCTTCCATCAACTAAAATAAGTCTTGATTCTGATCCATATTTTAAATCTATGGAAGATAAAGATATTTTAATAAAGGGAGAAATTGTTGGAGCAAAAAGTCTTAAATATGGTACAGATTTAAATACTTTACACAATATTCCAGCAGATAAATATAATAGTTTTAGAAGAACCTTAAATGAAAATTATTTTATAAAAGCTATAAAAAATGAAATAGAACCTGAAGAGGCTTTAAAATTAGCAGAGATAGATTGTAATAAAATATTAGCTAATTAA